The proteins below are encoded in one region of Phaeodactylum tricornutum CCAP 1055/1 chromosome 3, complete sequence:
- a CDS encoding vacuolar protein sorting-associated protein 35 (Presumably involved in forming multi-protein complexes that facilitate retrograde transport of lytic vacuolar-targeting receptors back to the trans-Golgi network.), translating into MERVTSNASQAPSVQSDGSQTGGAWGTMGGGPGDGFQSGPGGSVQPNPNNSTTTSTAFASSQPSPETPAPYSPYPPGSGSVTRFAPSSTLSPYPTQATPYYGGAPTTPALYPDTPMAASSYAARSAHAYGTASSQSLPQSQAPPPPQGAASSYASRSAQAHASRDGSVSIHTGQSHAYSGAPVRNIPPLVGGSYASRSAHAYQSQPQPSAAYGPSTSSPSPPSGGLPGTYARGNPPMNVTGGTYGSYAPQQPQISNPQPQPNDGAQSNYNTAAQPNSTLPPPTTQNPPPGSTTSVHSRSHVNNNNNSAPITPQAQAAQQRMLTDASRKVQEHAYYMRQAMDERNLPVALDRAAHMVGELGGPPHGHHHTTHTATGPTNTGLSASLTPKNYYELYMRALEEMPALEDYLLNLTNPTMYNTEPTIEIVASPQHLRRAPYTMTELYDCVQYCPRVVSRLYLQITAGSAWIRSGGDADVCWVLNDLVQAVKCEQNPTRGLFLRHYLLTALKDKLPDTPAPHHPSTPHLETIVSEEELADDETKSHDDNDNLDVGQTAAPVPVGTVKDSYEFILNNFMEMNKLWVRMQHLPGDGRSKEVRRRRARERNELRVLVGTNLVRLSQLEHVTSKIYGEVILSQILEHIVTTGEPLSQAYLMDCLVQAFPDEYHIETLPILLNVCPRLRDKVNIRTILQGLMDRLANYLAEEELLDESDTNQVKKALARDSFRLFEDCVQKVYNARGPKLTSREVIRLQSALLQFSLKCYPGNLDQVSTCLGLCSSALRQANASYDPSDATRASIIRPLDDVSVAELEKLLSIPLDSLALKVLQLEHFNGLIRFLPWTSRRQVAIKMLEAVDKAGAPPTNLDEIEELFSVIEPVIRNPNNTASGISRPQPQPTHMANTASLMAGLGVTQTDAPSFSQSSFNDNDHSSAAAPSPELAREDALVAKLIHLLDHEDTDVIFAMLKIAREHINLGGTKRASRTLVAVVFACCRLGRRIFDTENSNDESLPIEYKEDGSTAMAKDGSGDDDIPKEQHECNDSDGPKENNDDDRDDSPREKDIENKDDSISESKKVDIPQKTAETESETKSMSETKSMSKTKATSSRNVFVFIQDTLSMIGRANAEVGIKLYLEVSLIADLLAKRSSEFSAISYELMTQAFALYEESVSDSKVQYRCVSRMIGTLLSVVSLSKEDYEGLITKTAQFSAKLLKKADQCELVAQCAYLFYPVDASNNASKYSNPQRALECLQRSLKLADACTSANAGNVGLFVDLLEHYVFFFEKKNPVISHSYITGLVSLIKEHFNTLSDDSGVAQAKTHFAELVRYIKAKKSNDSSSELFSPVQLEIAHSSMEELGASLRGLVDCFIKKGSMIHPANAILAALLGYLVKGSNAESHYTLKYRQSKPGGNAVRRATKLRGMRHLSINKGRTLAILKDRTQALAPRGGEKGRNFRSGANGISGRTKSNGPAFSEWPVDDDPLIPEPEVTMTGEDRPSSDDGLVITGDDVISPTPAPKPESSPSNEGVNVSGPTPSDGGISPTNAGENSPSNESVNVSGPTPSGGGSTPTNADENSPSNDGINVSGLAPSGGSAPTNADENSPSNDGINVSGLAPSDRVSTPTNTGENSPSNDNINVSGVLTPLDDDENSISNDDINANVPQDDEVDYSPSNEGMGIDRSGFPAGGGGIAGIPPLEGMESEFGDDVFNPPTNEDYVRAGNV; encoded by the exons ATGGAACGTGTAACTTCCAATGCATCCCAAGCACCTTCGGTGCAGAGCGATGGGAGTCAAACAGGCGGAGCTTGGGGGACGATGGGTGGCGGTCCCGGAGACGGGTTCCAGTCCGGACCTGGCGGTTCCGTCCAACCCAATCCCAACAACAGCACTACTACTAGCACTGCGTTCGCATCGTCCCAACCCTCCCCCGAAACCCCGGCTCCGTATTCCCCCTATCCTCCCGGTTCCGGGAGCGTCACCCGCTTTGCGCCATCCTCCACGCTTTCACCCTACCCCACACAAGCAACGCCGTACTACGGGGGTGCACCCACGACACCCGCACTCTATCCCGACACGCCCatggcggcgtcgtcgtACGCGGCTCGTTCGGCACACGCCTACGGGACCGCATCCTCGCAGTCTCTTCCGCAATCCCAAGCACCGCCTCCACCGCAAGGAGCGGCATCTTCCTACGCGTCGCGTTCCGCACAAGCGCACGCATCCCGAGACGGGTCGGTGTCCATCCACACCGGACAGTCCCACGCCTATTCCGGAGCCCCCGTGCGGAATATCCCACCTCTGGTGGGTGGATCGTACGCGTCACGATCCGCCCACGCGTACCAGTCGCAGCCACAGCCATCCGCAGCGTACGGTCCCTCCACCTCATCCCCGTCACCCCCGTCCGGTGGACTACCAGGAACGTACGCCAGAGGTAATCCGCCGATGAATGTAACGGGAGGGACGTACGGGTCATACGCACCGCAACAGCCACAAATATCAAATCCGCAACCGCAGCCCAACGACGGTGCACAATCCAACTACAATACCGCTGCACAGCCCAACAGTACCctaccaccaccaacaactcAAAATCCACCGCCCGGTAGTACCACGAGTGTCCACAGCAGAAGTCACgttaacaacaacaacaacagcgcCCCCATTACTCCGCAGGCACAGGCCGCTCAGCAGCGCATGCTCACCGACGCATCGCGCAAGGTCCAGGAACACGCCTACTATATGCGCCAAGCCATGGACGAACGTAATCTACCCGTTGCGTTGGATCGGGCCGCTCACATGGTGGGAGAATTGGGGGGACCTCCGCACGGACATCACCACACGACCCATACGGCGACCGGTCCCACCAATACGGGTTTGTCCGCATCGCTCACGCCCAAGAATTACTACGAACTCTACATGAGGGCCCTGGAAGAAATGCCGGCCTTGGAAGACTATTTGCTGAATTTGACCAATCCAACAATGTACAACACCGAGCCAACGATTGAAATCGTTGCGTCGCCGCAGCATCTGCGTCGCGCACCCTATACCATGACGGAACTCTATGATTGCGTTCAATACTGTCCCCGGGTCGTCTCGCGCTTGTATTTGCAAATTACCGCCGGATCGGCTTGGATTCGGTCGGGAGGCGACGCGGACGTGTGCTGGGTGCTGAACGACCTCGTTCAAGCCGTCAAGTGCGAACAGAATCCCACGCGAGGCTTGTTCTTACGACACTATCTCTTGACCGCTCTCAAAGACAAACTACCCGATACACCCGCGCCCCACCACCCGTCGACCCCCCATCTGGAAACAATTgtttccgaagaagaattggcggacgacgaaaccaagagccatgacgacaacgacaatctTGACGTCGGTCAAACCGCCGCGCCGGTTCCCGTCGGCACCGTCAAGGATTCGTACGAATTCATTCTCAATAATTTCATGGAAATGAACAAGCTTTGGGTGCGTATGCAGCATTTGCCGGGGGATGGACGGAGTAAGGAagtccgtcgtcgtcgagctCGTGAACGCAACGAACTGAGAGTGCTGGTGGGGACCAATTTGGTCCGTCTTTCGCAACTCGAACACGTCACGTCCAAAATTTACGGAGAAGTCATTCTGTCGCAGATTCTGGAACATATTGTCACGACCGGGGAACCCTTATCGCAAGCCTACTTgatggattgtttggtccAGGCCTTTCCGGATGAATACCACATCGAGACCTTGCCGATTTTGTTGAATGTCTGTCCGCGATTACGGGACAAGGTAAACATTCGCACAATTTTGCAAGGGCTCATGGATCGGCTGGCGAATTACTTGGCGGAAGAAGAGTTGCTCGACGAGAGTGATACGAATCAAGTCAAAAAGGCACTGGCTCGTGATTCTTTCCGACTTTTTGAAGACTGTGTCCAGAAAGTCTACAATGCGCGCGGACCCAAACTGACCTCCCGCGAAGTAATCCGTTTACAATCCGCGCTCTTGCAGTTTTCTCTCAAGTGCTACCCCGGTAACTTAGACCAAGTCAGCACCTGTTTGGGACTCTGCTCATCAGCTCTGCGCCAAGCCAACGCGTCGTACGATCCTAGCGACGCTACCAGGGCAAGCATCATCCGACCTCTGGACGATGTGTCGGTGGCCGAGCTGGAAAAACTTTTGTCCATTCCACTCGATTCGTTGGCGTTGAAAGTATTGCAGCTCGAGCATTTTAATGGGTTAATTCGGTTCTTGCCCTGGACGAGCCGCCGGCAAGTGGCCATCAAAATGCTAGAAGCTGTCGACAAGGCGGGTGCGCCTCCTACAAATCTGGACGAGATTGAAGAGCTGTTTAGCGTGATTGAGCCAGTAATTCGCAATCCCAACAATACAGCATCGGGGATAAGTAGACCACAGCCGCAGCCGACTCACATGGCAAATACAGCCAGTCTCATGGCCGGATTGGGGGTCACTCAGACTGACGCTCCATCGTTCAGCCAGTCTTCCTTTAACGACAATGATCATTCGTCAGCGGCGGCACCGTCCCCGGAATTGGCACGCGAGGATGCTCTGGTTGCTAAACTTATCCATCTTTTGGATCACGAAGATACTGATGTGATATTTGCCATGCTCAAAATTGCTCGTGAGCATATCAATCTGGGTGGGACTAAACGCGCAAGTCGAACGTTGGTAGCCGTTGTATTTGCTTGTTGTCGACTTGGCCGCCGGATTTTTGACACGGAAAATAGCAACGATGAGAGCCTGCCGATAGAATATAAGGAAGACGGCAGCACTGCTATGGCGAAAGACGGCAGCGGCGACGATGATATTCCAAAGGAGCAGCACGAATGCAACGATAGTGATGGTCCGAAAGAGAATAATGATGATGACAGAGACGACAGTCCCAGAGAAAAAGACATCGAAAACAAAGACGACAGCATATCAGAAAGTAAGAAAGTGGATATTCCGCAAAAGACAGCAGAAACTGAGTCCGAAACGAAATCTATGTCGGAAACGAAATCTATgtcgaaaacgaaagcgaccaG CTCCCGAAATGTATTCGTGTTCATCCAAGACACGCTGTCTATGATAGGAAGGGCCAACGCGGAGGTTGGCATCAAGCTCTATTTAGAAGTATCGCTTATTGCTGATTTGCTGGCAAAGCGATCATCGGAATTCTCCGCAATCTCTTACGAGCTCATGACACAAGCATTTGCCTTATACGAAGAATCAGTATCAGACTCAAAGGTACAGTACCGTTGTGTATCACGAATGATTGGTACCTTGCTCTCCGTGGTGTCGCTTAGCAAAGAGGATTACGAAGGGCTGATCACAAAAACGGCACAATTTTCAGCAAAGCTATTGAAGAAAGCGGATCAATGCGAGCTAGTGGCACAATGCGCTTACTTGTTTTACCCAGTGGATGCGAGTAACAATGCTTCCAAGTACTCCAACCCGCAGCGTGCTTTAGAATGTTTGCAGCGATCTTTGAAACTAGCTGATGCGTGTACTTCCGCCAATGCTGGGAACGTCGGTTTGTTCGTCGATCTTTTGGAGCACTACGTATTCTTCTTTGAGAAAAAAAATCCTGTGATTTCGCATTCATACATAACGGGACTCGTGTCACTTATCAAAGAGCACTTCAATACTTTATCCGACGATTCTGGCGTCGCACAAGCCAAAACACATTTCGCTGAGCTTGTTCGCTATATCAAAGCGAAGAAATCCAACGATTCCTCTTCGGAGCTGTTCTCACCTGTCCAG TTGGAGATTGCGCATAGTAGCATGGAAGAGTTAGGCGCGAG CCTTCGGGGATTAGTGGACTGCTTCATAAAAAAAG GAAGTATGATTCATCCAGCTAACGCTATATTGGCTGCTTTGCTGGGTTATCTGGTCAAAGGGAGCAACGCCGAGTCGCACTACACCTTGAAGTACCGACAATCGAAACCAGGAGGGAATGCTGTGCGCAGGGCTACCAAACTTCGAGGAATGAGGCACTTGAGCATCAACAAAGGACGCACTCTTGCCATATTGAAAGATAGAACACAGGCTTTGGCACCTAGAGGAGGAGAAAAG GGTCGCAACTTCCGTTCTGGTGCCAATGGTATCAGTGGTAGAACCAAAAGCAATGGTCCAGCTTTCAGCGAATGGCCTGTAGACGACGATCCGCTTATTCCAGAACCTGAAGTCACAATGACGGGCGAGGATCGTCCCAGTTCAGACGATGGGCTAGTGATCACAGGAGACGATGTCATCTCACCAACCCCAGCACCAAAACCTGAAAGCTCTCCCAGCAACGAAGGTGTGAACGTGAGTGGCCCCACGCCCAGTGATGGCGGCATTTCGCCTACCAATGCCGGTGAAAACTCTCCAAGCAATGAAAGCGTAAACGTGAGCGGCCCCACACCCAGCGGTGGCGGCTCTACTCCTACGAATGCCGATGAAAACTCTCCTAGTAACGATGGCATAAACGTGAGCGGCCTTGCGCCCAGCGGCGGTTCTGCTCCAACGAATGCCGATGAAAACTCTCCCAGTAACGACGGGATAAACGTGAGCGGCCTTGCACCCAGCGATCGCGTCTCTACACCTACGAATACCGGCGAAAACTCTcccagcaacgacaacatcaaCGTGTCTGGTGTATTGACGCCTctagacgacgacgaaaactcTATCAGCAACGATGATATCAATGCAAATGTCCCTCAAGACGACGAGGTCGACTATTCTCCCAGCAATGAGGGAATGGGCATTGATCGCAGCGGCTTTCCCGCTGGTGGCGGCGGCATTGCGGGCATTCCACCTTTGGAAGGTATGGAGTCCGAATTCGGCGACGATGTCTTTAACCCTCCAACGAATGAAGACTATGTACGCGCCGGAAACGTCTAA
- a CDS encoding predicted protein, which translates to MKWIACTCFGWAVIGPTHAWLSSPQTSPNLLHRRRSHSRLAATSSNQNVVLQPSDDPARFDSFQIGNARVHRYSLNTDPESQTEYVMWYHGRDAQFDSDRALPPLSTGRIGRAKSKNGLIWVKDEQGNFSEDVPDVSLGLNKESWWGFDTAHVGLGNVLLPMSTPAVMTEGGVYLMYYMGGSFEETRMADYLDDSKIPDNLKDATIKGMNLRIGVAVSQDGVSWGRVEGDDPTGACMVPYNKADPNQAGEPVPANMPEELYCGWPEVVVNLVSGNKAEAFLMFYSTMLKETKEKVIAYAISEDGFRWFKKGLCLQPDKDGMDAAGCARCCVVRDASFDEETLRWTEIDSWKMYYEGISLEDNKHRIMMATSIDAQNWHKKGVILDVGAEEDAWDVAGVGSPHLVRMDDGSLRMYYTGQGKDGSTAIGVAKFVPRETDGEWIREQATISFA; encoded by the exons ATGAAGTGGATTGCTTGCACTTGTTTTGGCTGGGCGGTGATCGGCCCCACGCACGCTTGGCTGTCTTCGCCACAAACTTCCCCGAACCtccttcatcgtcgtcgttctcaCAGTCGTCTCGCGGCGACTTCCTCCAACCAGAACGTCGTACTGCAACCGTCGGACGATCCGGCACGCTTTGATTCGTTTCAAATCGGCAACGCGCGGGTTCATCGCTATAGTCTCAACACGGACCCCGAGTCCCAGACGGAATACGTCATGTGGTACCACGGACGGGACGCGCAGTTCGATAGCGATCGCGCGCTCCCGCCTTTGTCGACCGGACGCATCGGCCGGGCCAAGAGCAAAAACGGACTCATTTGGGTCAAGGACGAACAGGGGAACTTTTCCGAAGACGTGCCGGACGTATCGCTCGGTCTCAACAAAGAGTCCTGGTGGGGGTTCGATACAGCTCACGTCGGGCTCGGCAACGTACTGTTGCCCATGAGCACACCCGCGGTCATGACGGAAGGTGGCGTCTACCTCATGTACTACATGGGTGGTAGTTTCGAAGAAACCCGCATGGCGGATTACCTGGACGACTCGAAAATTCCGGATAATCTCAAAGACGCCACCATCAAGGGTATGAATCTCAGAATTGGCGTGGCCGTATCGCAAGACGGGGTTTCCTGGGGCCGCGTGGAAGGAGACGATCCCACCGGCGCCTGTATGGTGCCCTACAATAAGGCTGATCCCAATCAAGCCGGGGAACCGGTGCCGGCCAACATGCCGGAGGAATTGTACTGTGGTTGGCCCGAAGTGGTCGTCAATCTCGTGAGTGGGAATAAGGCCGAAGCATTTCTCATGTTTTACAGTACCATGCTGAAAGAAACGAAGGAAAAAGTGATTGCCTACGCCATTTCCGAAGACGGGTTTCGGTGGTTCAAAAAAGGCTTGTGTTTGCAACCCGACAAGGACGGCATGGATGCAGCTGGATGTGCCCGGTGTTGCGTTGTGAGAGATGCAtcttttgacgaagaaacTTTACGATGGACAGAAATTGATTCCTGGAAAATGTACTATGAAGGCATTTCTCTAGAAGATAACAAGCACCGGATCATGATGGCAACCAGTATTGACGCACAAAACTGGCACAAGAAGGGTGTAATTCTGGATGTAGGAGCCGAGGAGGACGCCTGGGACGTTGCGGGTGTTGGGTCACCTCACCTTGTTCG GATGGATGATGGTTCTTTGCGAATGTACTACACGGGCCAAGGCAAAGACGGAAGTACAGCGATTGGCGTCGCCAAATTTGTTCCGCGTGAaactgacggtgaatggATCCGTGAACAAGCTACCATTTCGTTCGCATAA
- a CDS encoding predicted protein, protein MPFHRYVELGRVVLINYGPEAGKLATIIDIVDQNKCLIDGPESITGVTRQVISYKRLALTDLKVDIQRNARQKSLLKAWTEADTMNKWESSSWAKKLTARKTRAGLSDFDRFKVMVAKKQKTAIIAKKMAELA, encoded by the coding sequence ATGCCGTTTCACCGATACGTTGAATTGGGTCGCGTGGTTTTGATCAACTACGGACCGGAGGCGGGCAAGCTCGCCACCATTATTGATATTGTCGACCAGAACAAGTGTCTGATTGACGGCCCAGAATCTATCACGGGAGTCACCCGACAAGTTATTTCCTACAAACGCCTCGCGCTGACCGACCTGAAGGTCGATATTCAGCGAAACGCTCGTCAAAAGAGTCTGCTCAAGGCCTGGACGGAAGCCGACACCATGAACAAGTGGGAATCCAGTTCGTGGGCCAAGAAACTGACGGCGCGTAAAACGCGAGCGGGTCTATCCGACTTTGACCGATTCAAGGTCATGGTGgccaagaagcaaaagacaGCCATTATTGCCAAGAAAATGGCCGAACTTGCGTAA
- a CDS encoding predicted protein: TDRDDGLFTTVVCTRNNEALGLVYSSTSSIVAALECGRGVYYSRSRNGLWRKGDTSGHFQVLHRLDKDCDGDALRVTVTQKGTPAAFCHLNTLTCWGTSRGLRHLEETLQDRLVSAPEGSYTKRLFQDETLLRDKLVEEAQELSEADTKAHVAEELADVLYFAMVRAVKAGVSLDDAVAELDSRARKVTRRKGDSK; encoded by the coding sequence ACCGACCGGGACGACGGTCTCTTTACCACCGTCGTCTGTACTCGCAACAATGAAGCACTGGGGCTTGTCTACTCCTCCACGTCGTCTATTGTCGCCGCATTGGAATGTGGTCGGGGTGTCTACTACAGCCGTTCCCGGAACGGATTGTGGCGCAAGGGCGACACGTCCGGACACTTTCAGGTACTGCACCGGCTCGACAAAGACTGTGACGGGGATGCTTTGCGGGTGACGGTCACTCAAAAAGGCACCCCTGCCGCATTTTGCCACTTGAATACTCTAACGTGCTGGGGTACGTCGAGAGGCTTGCGACATTTGGAAGAAACGCTGCAAGACCGACTCGTGTCGGCTCCGGAAGGATCCTACACGAAACGTCTGTTTCAAGACGAGACACTGTTGCGGGACAAGCTGGTCGAAGAAGCGCAGGAATTGTCGGAAGCCGATACGAAGGCACACGTGGCGGAAGAACTGGCGGATGTCCTCTACTTTGCCATGGTGAGGGCGGTCAAGGCTGGAGTCAGTTTGGATGATGCCGTCGCAGAGCTAGATTCTAGGGCGCGAAAAGTGACGCGACGAAAAGGCGATAGTAAA
- a CDS encoding predicted protein: MVAATWNHSNTPLFSSKTQHVVKDFVQSRGAQQSGADSPELSYTSTLTSDIDQATLLIAADGNINADKVTNPPRLHKDDRRLPPLSPHRFLVPRLIRLPNHMEIPKRNWLVGGPVEYNDGISEMTSLASVSSSFDSLDDLFPNGAFLDAPLHLVDESEYPASVDKSGPRSRSKSEHTASSIGWDSMEARLHFGSSSSQVRSG, from the exons ATGGTGGCAGCGACATGGAATCATTCAAACACACCCCTGTTCAGCTCAAAGACACAGCATGTGGTAAAA GACTTTGTCCAGTCTCGAGGCGCCCAACAGAGTGGTGCTGATAGTCCAGAACTTTCGTACACCTCGACCTTGACAAGCGACATTGACCAAGCGACACTTTTGATCGCCGCAGACGGTAACATCAACGCTGACAAAGTCACCAATCCCCCGCGATTACATAAAGATGACAGGCGTCTCCCTCCGCTTTCTCCTCATCGATTCTTGGTCCCACGCTTGATTCGCCTTCCAAATCACATGGAAATTCCCAAACGCAACTGGCTAGTCGGAGGGCCAGTCGAATACAATGATGGGATTTCCGAGATGACCTCGTTGGCCAGTGTCTCATCCAGTTTTGATAGCTTGGACGATTTGTTTCCCAATGGAGCATTTCTAGATGCGCCGCTTCATCTAGTGGATGAGTCGGAGTACCCTGCTTCGGTAGACAAGTCTGGACCCCGGTCAAGGTCTAAAAGCGAACACACCGCTAGCAGCATAGGTTGGGACTCAATGGAAGCACGCCTGCACTTTGGCAGCTCCTCGTCGCAAGTCCGTTCCGGATAG
- a CDS encoding predicted protein, whose amino-acid sequence MRQALRVAKAALDIGEVPVGCVIVMPTETGPVVVSHGANQVNATRDGTWKHEKQNIREGTGEWRNAYGWGSGRRFKPEELKKCRLYVTCEPCIMCAAALAQVQISKVYFGCRNDKFGGCGSILHLHKDHPPHHAGYPVSGGMLEDDAVGLLRSFYNRENFHAPEDKRKRKGGKDDPSDVL is encoded by the exons ATGAGGCAAGCTCTTCGAGTGGCCAAAGCGGCTCTCGACATCGGAGAAGTGCCTGTAGGGTGTGTGATTGTGATGCCGACGGAAACCGGTCCTGTAGTTGTCTCCCACGGAGCCAACCAAGTCAACGCTACGCGCGATGGTACG TGGAAGCACGAAAAACAGAATATACGCGAGGGCACGGGGGAATGGAGAAATGCGTACGGCTGGGGCTCGGGTAGGCGTTTCAAGCCGGAGGAGCTAAAGAAGTGTCGACTTTATGTTACTTGTGAACCGTGTATCATGTGCGCAGCCGCGTTAGCTCAAGTCCAGATAAGTAAGGTCTACTTTGGTTGCCGCAATGATAAGTTTGGTGGTTGCGGATCCATTTTGCATCTACATAAAGATCATCCTCCACATCACGCAGGATACCCAGTTTCTGGAGGAATGTTGGAAGACGATGCGGTAGGACTTTTGCGATCATTTTACAATCGAGAAAATTTTCACGCGCCGGAGGATAAACGGAAACGAAAGGGGGGCAAAGACGATCCTTCCGACGTTCTGTGA